The Agromyces atrinae genome window below encodes:
- a CDS encoding GNAT family N-acetyltransferase — protein sequence MTQTTEELTLRPFTTEQARRVLAGEHRADDRWEGGYLFADENELVREFLRVVDEQGDPAPFGPYLIRRGADGPAIGGVVFFGPPDIDGIVEFAFALVPTVRGNGFATEAVRAALSIAESGGAFFARAEADIDNVPAQRVLLRAGLIEIARTGDTVLFETELPAA from the coding sequence GTGACTCAGACGACCGAGGAGCTGACGCTCCGCCCCTTCACGACCGAGCAGGCGCGCCGCGTGCTTGCGGGCGAGCACCGCGCCGACGACCGGTGGGAGGGCGGCTACCTCTTCGCCGACGAGAATGAACTCGTGCGTGAGTTCCTGCGCGTCGTCGACGAGCAGGGCGACCCTGCGCCGTTCGGTCCGTACCTCATCCGCCGCGGCGCCGACGGCCCCGCGATCGGCGGCGTCGTCTTCTTCGGCCCGCCCGACATCGACGGCATCGTCGAGTTCGCGTTCGCCCTCGTGCCGACTGTACGCGGCAACGGCTTCGCGACCGAGGCCGTGCGCGCGGCCCTCTCGATCGCCGAGAGCGGCGGCGCCTTCTTCGCGCGCGCCGAGGCCGACATCGACAACGTCCCCGCCCAGCGCGTGCTGCTGCGCGCGGGCCTCATCGAGATCGCCCGCACGGGCGACACCGTGCTCTTCGAGACGGAGCTCCCCGCCGCCTGA
- a CDS encoding metal ABC transporter permease: MFDALFGAFALPFMANALLALLALAVTAGVVGVFVNLRGLEFISDGLTHAVFPGLAIGFVVGGRDGLLIGATIAALIASIVLTLLERSGVASDASIAIVLTGAFSIGVIVVSRERDYAGELEALLFGRILTLGDALPLVIVCAVALLIVAITGRAQLSRAVDPVGFRAAGGRMLVVDLALNAAIALVVVAASTAVGTLLVLALLIVPGAVARLVTGRLGALMPVAVAFAAIGSWLGLAAGFGVSVSGGLDVPASAMVVIVFVVIYAVVLLVRVVGDRLTAARTPSRAAAR; this comes from the coding sequence GTGTTCGACGCGCTCTTCGGCGCCTTCGCCCTGCCGTTCATGGCGAACGCGCTCCTCGCCCTGCTCGCCCTCGCGGTGACGGCCGGAGTCGTCGGAGTCTTCGTCAACCTGCGCGGCCTCGAGTTCATCAGCGACGGCCTGACGCACGCGGTCTTCCCCGGCCTCGCGATCGGTTTCGTCGTGGGCGGCCGCGACGGCCTGCTCATCGGTGCTACGATCGCGGCCCTCATCGCCTCGATCGTGCTGACCTTGCTCGAGCGCAGCGGCGTCGCCTCCGACGCGTCGATCGCGATCGTGCTCACGGGCGCGTTCTCGATCGGTGTCATCGTCGTCTCGCGTGAGCGCGACTATGCGGGCGAGCTCGAGGCGTTGCTGTTCGGGCGCATCCTCACGCTCGGCGACGCGCTGCCCCTCGTCATCGTCTGCGCCGTCGCGCTGCTCATCGTCGCGATCACGGGTCGCGCGCAGCTCTCGCGCGCCGTCGACCCGGTCGGCTTCCGCGCGGCGGGCGGCCGGATGCTCGTCGTCGACCTCGCCCTCAATGCGGCGATCGCCCTCGTCGTCGTCGCTGCGTCGACCGCCGTCGGAACGCTGCTCGTGCTCGCCCTCCTCATCGTGCCCGGGGCCGTCGCGCGCCTCGTGACCGGTCGCCTCGGCGCGCTCATGCCCGTCGCGGTCGCCTTCGCTGCCATCGGCTCGTGGCTCGGCCTCGCCGCGGGCTTCGGCGTCTCGGTCTCGGGCGGCCTCGACGTGCCCGCGAGCGCGATGGTCGTCATCGTCTTCGTCGTCATTTACGCGGTCGTGCTGCTCGTGCGGGTCGTCGGCGATCGCCTCACCGCGGCTCGAACACCGTCTCGGGCGGCGGCGCGCTGA
- a CDS encoding metal ABC transporter permease has translation MDYFARALLAAVIIGGMAGLVGALVVLRRRVFFAQALTHATFPGAVAAAALGISVPLGAAVASVLIVGVMLLIGRVRRQGEQVAAGIVLTAGFALGMTLQAVIPGLPVRVDSFLVGSILTTSDGDIALAGAVFVVTIVALVFFGKQVLFSTVDPDGYRATGHRTWPVEGLVLALMAAAVVAALPAVGAILAIALIAAPASAARLVARGPLAIVIASPLIGAASGVIGVILSRTFSIAAGPSIALTACAFFVLALLLSRLRAVPWRMAAVPTETAEEARTT, from the coding sequence ATGGACTACTTCGCCCGCGCCCTTCTCGCCGCCGTCATCATCGGAGGCATGGCCGGCCTCGTCGGCGCCCTCGTCGTGCTGCGGCGCCGCGTGTTCTTCGCCCAGGCCCTCACTCACGCGACCTTCCCGGGCGCCGTCGCCGCTGCCGCGCTCGGCATCAGCGTGCCGCTCGGTGCCGCCGTGGCATCCGTTCTCATCGTCGGCGTCATGCTGCTCATCGGCCGCGTGCGCCGGCAGGGCGAGCAGGTCGCCGCCGGCATCGTACTCACCGCGGGATTCGCGCTGGGGATGACGCTGCAGGCCGTCATCCCGGGGCTGCCGGTTCGTGTCGATTCGTTCCTCGTCGGCTCGATCCTCACCACGAGTGACGGCGACATCGCGCTCGCCGGTGCGGTGTTCGTCGTCACGATCGTGGCTCTCGTGTTCTTCGGCAAGCAGGTGCTGTTCTCGACGGTCGACCCCGACGGGTACCGGGCGACGGGGCATCGCACGTGGCCCGTCGAAGGGCTCGTGCTCGCGCTCATGGCGGCGGCCGTCGTGGCGGCGCTTCCCGCGGTCGGGGCGATCCTCGCGATCGCGCTCATCGCGGCTCCCGCGTCGGCCGCGCGGCTCGTCGCCCGTGGCCCGCTCGCGATCGTCATCGCATCGCCGCTCATCGGTGCCGCGTCGGGCGTCATCGGCGTCATCCTCTCGCGCACCTTCTCGATCGCCGCGGGGCCGTCGATTGCGCTCACGGCGTGTGCATTCTTCGTGCTCGCCCTGCTCCTCAGCCGTCTGCGCGCGGTACCGTGGAGGATGGCGGCCGTGCCCACGGAGACGGCCGAGGAAGCACGGACGACATGA
- a CDS encoding alpha-ketoacid dehydrogenase subunit beta yields MTTDTETVGKGVQTLPLGKAITAGLRRAMQDDPKVLLMGEDIGPLGGVFRVTEGLHAEFGDKRVLDTPLAESGIVGTAIGLAMRGYRPVIEIQFDGFIFPAFDQITTQLSRQTLRHAGSLSMPVVIRVPYGGHIGSIEHHQESPEAYFAHTPGIRVVSPSNPHDAYWMIQEAIRSNDPVMFFEPKSRYWPKGPVDLDRTDLPLHASRIIRRGTDVTVVGHGAMISTLLQAADVASNEGTSIEIVDLRSLSPIDYGPLIESVEKTGRLVVAQEAQGFASLGSEIAATVAERAFYSLEAPVLRVSSFDTPFPPAALETEFLPSPDRVLEAVDRALAY; encoded by the coding sequence ATGACGACCGACACCGAGACCGTCGGCAAGGGCGTTCAGACCCTCCCGCTCGGCAAGGCGATCACCGCGGGCCTCCGCCGTGCGATGCAGGACGACCCCAAGGTCCTGCTCATGGGTGAGGACATCGGCCCGCTCGGCGGCGTCTTCCGCGTGACCGAGGGCCTGCACGCCGAGTTCGGCGACAAGCGCGTGCTCGACACGCCGCTCGCCGAGTCGGGCATCGTCGGCACGGCCATCGGCCTCGCGATGCGCGGCTACCGGCCCGTCATCGAGATCCAGTTCGACGGCTTCATCTTCCCCGCATTCGACCAGATCACGACGCAGCTCTCGCGCCAGACGCTGCGTCACGCCGGTTCGTTGTCGATGCCCGTCGTCATCCGTGTGCCCTACGGCGGCCACATCGGATCGATCGAGCACCACCAGGAGAGCCCCGAGGCGTACTTCGCGCACACCCCGGGCATCCGCGTCGTGAGCCCGTCGAATCCGCACGACGCCTACTGGATGATCCAGGAAGCAATCCGGTCGAACGACCCGGTCATGTTCTTCGAGCCGAAGAGCCGCTACTGGCCGAAGGGCCCGGTCGACCTCGATCGCACCGACCTCCCGCTGCACGCGAGCCGCATCATCCGTCGCGGAACCGACGTCACCGTCGTGGGTCACGGCGCGATGATCTCGACACTGCTGCAGGCGGCCGACGTCGCCTCGAACGAGGGCACGAGCATCGAGATCGTCGACCTGCGTTCGCTCTCCCCCATCGACTACGGCCCCCTCATCGAGTCGGTCGAGAAGACGGGTCGCCTCGTCGTCGCACAAGAGGCCCAGGGCTTCGCGAGCCTCGGCAGCGAGATCGCCGCGACGGTCGCCGAGCGCGCGTTCTATTCGCTCGAAGCCCCCGTGCTCCGGGTGTCGTCCTTCGACACCCCCTTCCCGCCTGCGGCGCTCGAGACGGAGTTCCTGCCGAGCCCCGACCGGGTGCTCGAAGCCGTCGACCGCGCCCTGGCGTACTAG
- a CDS encoding Fur family transcriptional regulator, which translates to MTLKRNTWQREAVREALDGTGGFISAQSLHQTLHQNGSPIGLATVYRALSDLASQGEADSLQSPEGEALYRACSTEGHHHHLICRNCGLTVEIEAHEVESWAKRVAAEHGFTEAAHVVDVFGLCADCSARAAAH; encoded by the coding sequence ATGACTCTCAAGCGCAACACCTGGCAGCGCGAAGCGGTGCGCGAAGCACTCGACGGCACGGGCGGATTCATCAGCGCCCAGTCGTTGCACCAGACGCTGCACCAGAACGGCTCGCCCATCGGACTCGCGACCGTGTACCGCGCGCTCTCCGACCTCGCATCGCAGGGCGAAGCCGACTCGCTGCAGTCGCCCGAGGGCGAAGCGCTCTACCGTGCATGCTCGACCGAGGGTCACCACCACCACCTGATCTGCCGCAACTGCGGACTCACCGTCGAGATCGAGGCGCACGAGGTCGAATCGTGGGCGAAGCGCGTCGCCGCCGAGCACGGCTTCACCGAGGCCGCTCACGTCGTCGACGTCTTCGGCCTGTGCGCCGACTGCTCGGCCCGCGCTGCCGCTCACTGA
- a CDS encoding metal ABC transporter ATP-binding protein yields MSEVDVRPVLSARGATFAYDGRIALSDVDIDVAPGEALALIGPNGSGKSTFLRGILGLLPLASGSLDVDRSAVGYLPQSDTIDPEFPISLEQIVMLGRYPALPWWRWPSRADRDAVRSALETVGLAHRAKERFGSLSGGQRQRGILARALAAGPSLLLLDEPFNGLDQANRESLVSTLQELRRRGVAIIVSTHDLDLAREVCDSVLLLNGRPVAAGPLDDVLTLQNVQECFAEVGVEIDEHTLVVPGHEGH; encoded by the coding sequence ATGAGCGAAGTCGACGTGCGACCCGTGCTCTCGGCGCGCGGCGCGACTTTCGCCTACGACGGGCGCATCGCGCTGAGCGACGTCGACATCGATGTGGCACCCGGCGAGGCGCTCGCGCTCATCGGGCCGAACGGCTCGGGCAAGTCGACGTTCCTCCGCGGCATCCTCGGGCTTCTCCCCCTCGCGAGCGGGTCGCTCGACGTCGATCGCTCGGCGGTCGGATACCTGCCGCAGAGCGACACGATCGACCCTGAGTTCCCCATCAGCCTCGAGCAGATTGTCATGCTCGGCCGTTACCCGGCGCTGCCGTGGTGGCGCTGGCCGAGCCGCGCCGACCGCGATGCCGTGCGCTCGGCGCTCGAGACGGTCGGTCTCGCCCACCGCGCCAAGGAACGCTTCGGTTCGCTCTCGGGTGGTCAGCGGCAACGCGGCATCCTCGCCCGCGCGCTCGCCGCCGGGCCGTCGCTGCTTCTTCTCGATGAGCCGTTCAACGGGCTCGACCAGGCCAACCGCGAGTCGCTCGTCTCGACTCTGCAGGAGCTGCGTCGACGCGGCGTCGCGATCATCGTCTCGACCCACGACCTCGACCTCGCGCGCGAGGTGTGCGACAGCGTGCTGCTGCTGAACGGTCGCCCCGTCGCGGCCGGTCCGCTCGACGACGTGCTCACGCTCCAGAACGTGCAGGAGTGCTTCGCCGAGGTCGGCGTCGAGATCGACGAGCACACCCTCGTCGTGCCCGGCCACGAAGGACACTGA
- a CDS encoding dihydrolipoamide acetyltransferase family protein — translation MSELRFPLPDVGEGLTEAEIVQWRVAPGDRVELDQVFVEIETAKSLVELPSPVEGVVSSLLVEEGSTVDVGTAILVITTDDGGAASSAPAPTAAETDAADLVADTAGSVSSEGPRPVAEAESGGAVLVGHGSTGPAKSRRTRHPAPGGAHETLAPKQPRAAATEVVVTPHATGERDPRLPVLAKPPIRKLAKDLGVSLANVTPTGPLGEVTRDDIVREASQTSVFRNIQTPEYPEEREYRVPVKGVRKAIAQAMVQSAYSAPHVSLFVDVDATRTMEFVKRLKASTDFAGVKVSPLLIMAKAMVWAVRRNPTVNAQWTDDEIIVKHYVNLGVAAATPRGLLVPNVKEAQEMSLVELATALEKLTITARDGKTQPSDMQGGTITVTNIGVFGMDTGTPILNPGEVGIVALGTIKQKPWVVDGEVRPRFVTTIGASFDHRVVDGDVASRFVADIASILEEPALLLE, via the coding sequence ATGAGCGAGTTGAGATTTCCCCTCCCCGACGTCGGCGAAGGCCTGACCGAGGCCGAGATCGTGCAGTGGCGCGTCGCCCCCGGCGACCGCGTCGAACTCGACCAGGTGTTCGTCGAGATCGAGACGGCCAAGTCCCTCGTCGAGCTTCCGAGCCCCGTCGAAGGCGTCGTATCGTCCCTCCTCGTGGAGGAGGGTTCGACGGTCGACGTCGGCACCGCGATCCTCGTCATCACGACGGATGACGGTGGGGCGGCGTCATCCGCTCCCGCACCGACCGCCGCCGAGACGGATGCCGCCGACCTCGTCGCCGACACCGCCGGGAGCGTCTCGTCGGAAGGGCCCCGGCCTGTCGCTGAGGCCGAGTCGGGCGGGGCCGTGCTCGTCGGTCATGGCAGCACCGGCCCCGCGAAGAGCCGTCGCACGCGTCATCCCGCACCCGGTGGGGCGCACGAGACACTCGCCCCCAAGCAGCCGCGCGCTGCGGCGACCGAGGTCGTCGTGACCCCGCACGCCACGGGTGAGCGCGACCCGCGACTGCCCGTGCTCGCGAAGCCTCCCATCCGCAAGCTCGCGAAGGACCTCGGCGTCTCGCTCGCGAACGTCACGCCCACCGGCCCGCTCGGTGAGGTGACGCGCGACGACATCGTGCGTGAGGCGAGCCAGACGAGTGTGTTCCGCAACATCCAGACGCCCGAGTACCCCGAGGAGCGCGAGTACCGCGTTCCCGTGAAGGGCGTGCGCAAGGCGATCGCGCAGGCCATGGTGCAGAGCGCCTACTCGGCGCCGCACGTGAGCCTCTTCGTCGACGTCGATGCGACCCGCACGATGGAGTTCGTGAAGCGCCTCAAGGCGTCGACCGACTTCGCGGGTGTCAAGGTGTCGCCGCTCCTCATCATGGCGAAGGCGATGGTGTGGGCCGTGCGCCGCAACCCGACGGTCAACGCGCAGTGGACCGACGACGAGATCATCGTGAAGCACTACGTGAACCTCGGCGTCGCCGCGGCCACCCCGCGCGGCCTCCTCGTGCCGAACGTCAAGGAGGCGCAGGAGATGAGCCTCGTCGAGCTCGCGACCGCGCTCGAGAAGCTCACGATCACCGCGCGCGACGGCAAGACGCAGCCGTCCGACATGCAGGGCGGAACGATCACCGTGACGAACATCGGTGTCTTCGGCATGGACACCGGCACGCCCATCCTCAACCCGGGCGAGGTCGGCATCGTCGCCCTCGGCACGATCAAGCAGAAGCCGTGGGTCGTCGACGGTGAGGTGCGCCCGCGCTTCGTCACGACGATCGGCGCCTCGTTCGATCACCGCGTGGTCGACGGAGACGTCGCCTCGCGCTTCGTCGCAGACATCGCGTCGATCCTCGAAGAGCCGGCGCTGCTGCTCGAGTAG
- a CDS encoding immunoglobulin domain-containing protein produces MTSLVWGGVLIGALVSGTATASFAAPAADPPAAFIESSPVEASERSASATFIQVPVGSSNPLAYADRTLQVVNDPDAGATALELLDRFGGQRVDAFDLSGTFTSVESASLFHDYDAGNLLRVIVVGESAGARAVAVVTSTTGNSLAGATITPVGGPVVDAASLRLIGAASSGLLAVHENSAGEYIAQRLTYGFEPVGSRPPVTLPFEGSPELFYDSSYADMYAAKDGAIEQVSLFSPTELNRIELPGLGLVTTIEPSQGQAIAADDAGNVAVIDTFGRSVTSTFALPGAASSIELNPGLSEVLAVSASGDTIWRYGTDGTPRATIDLPGLDVQAGSLSATTGYNMTHVLTAAADGASYRYRVNYLSRYEVMFVGDLAASERGAGVDLSFSSKGSGPDVSYAWEYSLDGGASWAERSQGWDQAVPDAGSFTAPRPELPAPLDGRAPYLRQDVASDGIIAPFNLSATAYNVTLPEASYDGLWRVRVTSSLGSAASEPKAVSISNGEADTSVRFTRHPSATTVNFGQSAHFTVEAVGEPAPTVTWQISRAGGEWEPVGAEGSTLELTAGLAEDGALVRAVAANGADTAESQPARLTVVSADVPAIGAAPAGAVVVTDAAFTLDLNTYSHEWARATFGDNVSLGDPNGFTFSAGTGWTSAETGETQIVWDGNAVYKPYGGMNGLNVTFSHPYLAIGADGRAALTADVFWNNGGGMGGSGEVGNSGGFERVVIATFVDATAAIDGETLTFAGTPEWDDRPYVAPELSDAREYESSFPPSFLDYMHPELRPWFLATGNRNSEKPMNPIAGTARVTADAASGEGAVISAIDPLGDGVYQFADAAPVVTTQPASVSAVAGDTVVLTAAASGYPAPRVVWQRLNGDEWVDVAGAVTPSLEITELVEGEYSLRAEFTNRRGVVVTEVAVVTVSAAEVPVDPVDPVDPVDPVDPVDPVDPVDPVDPVDPVEPVNPVDPVDPVDPVGPVAPVAPSGEPTSTVTGEQLASTGVQASPLWIGALALLLGGGLFLVVRGRARRQAE; encoded by the coding sequence GTGACGTCACTGGTCTGGGGAGGAGTGCTCATCGGAGCGCTCGTCTCGGGAACCGCGACGGCGTCATTCGCAGCCCCTGCCGCCGATCCGCCTGCGGCCTTCATTGAGTCATCCCCCGTCGAGGCGTCGGAGCGCAGCGCTTCGGCCACCTTCATCCAGGTTCCGGTCGGTTCGTCGAACCCCCTCGCCTACGCCGACCGCACCCTCCAGGTCGTGAACGACCCCGATGCCGGCGCCACCGCACTCGAGCTGCTCGATCGCTTCGGCGGCCAGCGCGTCGACGCGTTCGACCTGTCGGGCACGTTCACGTCGGTCGAGTCGGCGTCGCTCTTCCACGACTACGACGCGGGCAACCTGCTGCGCGTGATCGTCGTCGGCGAGTCGGCCGGAGCGCGTGCCGTCGCCGTGGTGACCTCGACGACCGGCAACTCCCTCGCCGGCGCGACGATCACTCCCGTGGGCGGACCGGTCGTCGACGCGGCATCCCTTCGCCTCATCGGTGCCGCGTCGAGCGGTCTGCTCGCCGTTCACGAAAACAGTGCGGGTGAGTACATCGCGCAGCGCCTCACCTACGGGTTCGAGCCCGTCGGCTCGCGCCCGCCCGTCACGCTGCCGTTCGAGGGATCGCCCGAGCTCTTCTACGACTCGAGCTACGCCGATATGTACGCCGCGAAGGACGGCGCGATCGAGCAGGTGTCGCTCTTCTCGCCGACCGAGCTCAACCGCATCGAGCTTCCCGGGCTCGGCCTCGTCACGACCATCGAGCCGTCGCAGGGTCAGGCGATCGCAGCGGATGACGCGGGCAACGTCGCGGTCATCGACACATTCGGTCGCTCGGTGACGTCGACGTTCGCGCTTCCGGGCGCAGCTTCGAGCATCGAACTCAACCCGGGCCTCTCGGAGGTGCTCGCGGTCTCGGCTTCGGGCGACACGATCTGGCGCTACGGCACCGACGGCACGCCCCGAGCGACGATCGACCTGCCGGGCCTCGACGTGCAGGCGGGCTCGCTCAGCGCGACGACCGGTTACAACATGACCCACGTGCTGACCGCCGCGGCCGATGGCGCGAGCTACCGGTACCGCGTGAACTACCTCTCGCGGTACGAGGTGATGTTCGTCGGCGACCTCGCCGCCTCTGAGCGGGGCGCGGGTGTCGATCTCTCGTTCAGTTCCAAGGGTTCGGGGCCGGATGTCTCGTACGCGTGGGAGTACAGCCTCGACGGTGGAGCGTCATGGGCCGAGCGCTCGCAGGGCTGGGACCAGGCGGTTCCCGACGCGGGTTCGTTCACCGCGCCGCGGCCCGAGCTGCCCGCTCCTCTCGACGGTCGCGCTCCGTACCTGCGGCAGGATGTCGCGTCCGACGGCATCATCGCGCCGTTCAACCTCTCGGCGACGGCGTACAACGTGACCCTCCCCGAGGCGAGCTACGACGGGCTGTGGCGCGTGCGCGTGACGAGCTCGCTCGGAAGCGCTGCATCGGAGCCGAAGGCCGTGTCGATCTCGAACGGCGAGGCCGATACGAGTGTGCGCTTCACGCGTCATCCGTCGGCGACGACCGTCAACTTCGGTCAGTCCGCGCACTTCACGGTCGAGGCCGTCGGTGAGCCCGCGCCGACCGTCACCTGGCAGATCTCGCGCGCCGGGGGCGAGTGGGAGCCCGTCGGTGCCGAAGGCTCGACCCTCGAGCTGACCGCCGGCCTCGCGGAGGACGGCGCCCTCGTGCGCGCCGTCGCCGCGAACGGTGCGGACACGGCGGAGTCGCAGCCCGCGCGCCTGACCGTCGTCAGCGCCGACGTGCCGGCGATCGGCGCCGCGCCCGCGGGTGCGGTCGTCGTGACGGATGCCGCGTTCACACTCGACCTCAACACCTACTCACACGAGTGGGCGCGCGCCACCTTCGGCGACAACGTGAGCCTCGGTGACCCGAACGGCTTCACGTTCTCGGCGGGAACCGGCTGGACCTCGGCCGAGACCGGCGAGACGCAGATCGTGTGGGATGGCAACGCCGTCTACAAGCCGTACGGAGGCATGAACGGTCTGAACGTGACGTTCAGCCACCCGTACCTCGCGATCGGCGCCGACGGACGCGCGGCCCTCACGGCCGATGTGTTCTGGAACAACGGCGGCGGCATGGGAGGCAGCGGCGAGGTCGGGAACAGCGGCGGATTCGAGCGCGTCGTCATCGCGACGTTCGTCGACGCGACCGCTGCGATCGACGGCGAGACGCTCACGTTCGCGGGAACGCCCGAGTGGGATGACCGCCCGTACGTCGCTCCCGAGCTGAGCGATGCGCGCGAGTACGAGAGCAGCTTCCCGCCCTCGTTCCTCGACTACATGCACCCCGAGCTGCGCCCGTGGTTCCTCGCGACGGGCAACCGCAACAGCGAGAAGCCGATGAACCCGATCGCGGGCACCGCTCGCGTGACGGCCGATGCGGCTAGTGGCGAAGGCGCGGTCATCTCGGCGATCGACCCGCTCGGCGATGGCGTGTACCAGTTCGCGGATGCGGCGCCTGTCGTGACGACGCAGCCTGCTTCCGTCTCGGCTGTCGCGGGCGACACGGTCGTGCTGACCGCGGCGGCGTCGGGATACCCCGCGCCGCGAGTCGTCTGGCAGCGCTTGAACGGCGACGAGTGGGTGGATGTCGCGGGTGCGGTTACTCCGTCGCTCGAGATCACCGAACTGGTGGAGGGTGAGTACTCGCTGCGCGCGGAGTTCACGAACCGGCGCGGGGTCGTGGTGACTGAGGTAGCTGTGGTGACGGTTTCGGCGGCGGAGGTGCCGGTTGATCCTGTTGATCCTGTGGATCCTGTGGACCCTGTGGACCCTGTGGACCCTGTGGACCCTGTGGACCCTGTGGATCCTGTGGACCCTGTGGAGCCCGTGAACCCGGTTGATCCGGTTGACCCTGTCGACCCCGTCGGCCCGGTCGCGCCGGTTGCTCCGAGCGGCGAGCCGACCTCGACGGTCACGGGCGAACAGCTCGCGAGCACGGGTGTTCAGGCGTCTCCGCTTTGGATCGGCGCGCTCGCGCTACTCCTCGGAGGGGGGCTGTTCCTGGTGGTTCGGGGCCGCGCGCGGCGGCAAGCTGAATAG
- a CDS encoding metal ABC transporter substrate-binding protein, with translation MKTRMFVVPAALAVSALVLAGCAGTDAAATGDGTPSIVVTTTQLGDFTRELVGDDAEVTQLIQPNQSAHSFDPSAAQLLAIGNADVLVINGAGLEEWIDDAVSSSGFDGTLIDASEGIDLEGEHTHDDHAEGDDHAHEGEEHADEHATEGSDQGGEADDTTTEVKDAADDHDHEHASGDPHIWTDPHHAEQMVENVAHGLEEALPDLADTVKANETAYLAKLESLDTWIHDNIETVPAAERLLVSNHDAFTYFVDAYDITFVGSVIPSFDDNAEPSAADIDALVAAIRETGAKAIFSEASLSPKAAETIASEAGITVYSGDDALYADSLGPEGSDGATYLSATEHNVRLLLESWGVTPTELPADLRE, from the coding sequence ATGAAGACCCGAATGTTCGTCGTGCCCGCAGCCCTCGCTGTGTCGGCTCTCGTCCTCGCCGGTTGCGCCGGCACCGACGCCGCTGCGACCGGAGACGGCACGCCGTCGATCGTCGTCACGACGACCCAGCTCGGCGACTTCACGCGTGAGCTCGTCGGCGACGACGCCGAGGTCACCCAGCTCATCCAGCCGAACCAGAGCGCGCACAGCTTCGATCCGTCGGCCGCGCAGCTTCTCGCGATCGGCAACGCCGACGTGCTCGTCATCAACGGCGCCGGCCTCGAAGAGTGGATCGACGACGCTGTCTCGTCGTCGGGCTTCGACGGCACGCTCATCGACGCGAGCGAGGGCATCGACCTCGAGGGCGAGCACACGCACGACGACCACGCCGAGGGCGACGACCACGCTCACGAGGGCGAGGAGCACGCCGACGAGCACGCGACCGAGGGGTCGGATCAGGGCGGCGAGGCCGACGACACGACGACCGAGGTGAAGGATGCCGCGGACGACCACGATCACGAGCACGCCTCGGGTGACCCGCACATCTGGACCGACCCGCACCACGCCGAGCAGATGGTCGAGAACGTCGCGCACGGCCTCGAAGAGGCACTGCCCGACCTCGCCGACACGGTGAAGGCCAACGAGACCGCGTACCTCGCGAAGCTCGAGTCCCTCGACACGTGGATCCACGACAACATCGAGACGGTTCCCGCCGCCGAGCGCCTGCTCGTGTCGAACCACGACGCCTTCACCTACTTCGTCGACGCCTACGACATCACGTTCGTCGGCAGCGTCATCCCGAGCTTCGACGACAACGCCGAGCCGAGTGCCGCCGACATCGACGCGCTCGTCGCGGCGATCCGCGAGACGGGTGCGAAGGCGATCTTCTCCGAGGCGTCGCTCTCGCCGAAGGCCGCCGAGACGATCGCGAGCGAAGCCGGCATCACCGTCTACTCGGGCGACGACGCTCTCTACGCCGACTCGCTCGGCCCCGAGGGCAGCGACGGCGCGACGTACCTGAGCGCGACCGAGCACAACGTGCGCCTGCTGCTCGAATCGTGGGGAGTCACGCCGACGGAGCTGCCCGCCGACCTGCGAGAATAA